The window GGTCCTCAGCCACGGCTGGAAGGTTGGCCACCAAGAGCCTCGCGAGCTCGCCGACAGGAAGAGTTGACACTTCCCTGGTCAACACCACGGAGGGCCCTCGCGAGCGGCTGGCGGCGAGAAGCGCTCCGAAGTCGGTGTCGGAGCTGATGATCATGCGCCGTTCCTGCGCCGCGTACTCCAGGATCTGGGCGTCGTCGGCCCGGTCCAGCGACACCGACTGCACGTGAACGACGTCGTGACCCGCCAAAGCCAGGGGCTGGCAGATCGCGCTCGAAAGGTTCTGGTCGACCAGAAACCTCAAGCGCTGTCCTGCAACGGGAGCATCGTCACCTCAGACGCGGCCGCTGCGTACTGCAGGGCCTCGCGGACATCGTCGGCTTCGAGGAACGGGAAGTCCTCGTGGATCTGCTCGAAGCTCTGGCCCGCGGCTACCAGTCGGACCAGATGCGCCACGGTGAAGCGGTAACCGCGAATGCACGGCTGGCCGCCCATCTTCCCCGGCTCCACCGTGATGCG of the Sporichthya polymorpha DSM 43042 genome contains:
- a CDS encoding DUF5615 family PIN-like protein, which translates into the protein MRFLVDQNLSSAICQPLALAGHDVVHVQSVSLDRADDAQILEYAAQERRMIISSDTDFGALLAASRSRGPSVVLTREVSTLPVGELARLLVANLPAVAEDLEAGAIVAVTASAIRVRKLPLP
- a CDS encoding DUF433 domain-containing protein; protein product: MVVVTVFERITVEPGKMGGQPCIRGYRFTVAHLVRLVAAGQSFEQIHEDFPFLEADDVREALQYAAAASEVTMLPLQDSA